TAGAAGATGCTGCAGGGTTCCGGTGAATGAAAAGTCATCGCTTTCGAAAATAAACATTGTCATAAATACAATGGTGGAATAAGAAAACCTTTTGACCATAGCGCATAAGTAAAGAGATTGAAACAGATTAGATATGGTGGACTGGTTAAATAAGCTTAAGGTTCTAACAGCAGATGGACTCATTAAAAGACGGACCTCTTTTATATGTAATGTGTTGCGTGTGCGAATGTTTGTATGGATAGTTTTTGGAAGCTGCGGTATTCTCATGTTGTGTGTGTTGGTTATAATAGGGTGattcttgccctttttatattgtattgaaGAATGTTACCAAAAACACTAACTGACAAAGTCAAGTCATTCATTCCACTCCTTTTGCGAAGCAGGAAaagaaactactacttttatagactgtggtgtgtctcggccaggggacaggacTCCGAACCTTCCTCACATGGACGAACGCTCAAATAAAAGCCAAATATGAGACGGCAAGGGAAACATGAGGAAAATGAAAGTCAGAAAAGAAAGCATCTCAAATGTAGTCGCCTTTTTTGATGCAATGGGAGCAGAAAGTATCCTTTTAGCCCTTCATCTGGACATCTATGCTTAAGAGACGATAGTTTTGAACACACTACTGTAAATTCTAGTCactctgggtttttttttagaattttgatatatacatcatatatcaacatttcattATACGGCGATTGTTGCGGGACGTTTTCCGTCGGCTTATCTCTGGATAAGTTTTGGAATGAAATTATTAGGATGGAAGCAATAATAATTTGGTATGTCAATGTATAGACCAaattattttatgcaataattgattacatgttttattattttctaataattatttattcatttagaTATAAATAAGCTGACATTTTAAAAAAGATATCTTTTTTCTTATCAAAAGACGGTAATGAATGAAATTGGTTGCCGCTGTACGGAGGAATAggcaaaatataattaattacagtCAAGACGAGGAAGTAAAAACAGATAATTAGCACTCATATTACACAGCTGTCGATAGGATGTTTATAGAATATTATTAGTACAAATCATAAACTAAAGAACAGAAAATCGATGACCCACAAAAGggtctgtttttgttttatttcttctgTATAATATTATGGCTTCGGGTAAAATTGGAACCGCTTGGCTTGTATATTCGAAGAGTACGAATACTAGTATCCTGTGCCTGAATGACATTGGACACAGGATCAATAAATCATCATACCTTTCGATGACGTCTGGAAGATTATCGTCCCAGTgacatttcaaaatggcgaATTATGTTCCCGGCTTTACTGTTTGTAGTAACGTGACACGCTCATCTAGACCTTTATGTTGTAATACGCGAATATTCCATCTCGCACTCTGCAGTCCTTTTATAACTACATCCTCTCGCCGCACGCTTGATCAACAATGGTCAGTTAAATCTATTTTGCATTGGTTGAAGGCAAGTGAAGATAAATCCAGATGATATAATGTTGATATACAAAGTAAGATTTAGTTTTGTACACTTTGTTTAACGTAGGAAGAGAAGCCTTTTTGTAGTGTTATATCACTAAACCATGCCACGAAGACACCGAACATCCCACACCACCCGTCGTCCAACACCATCCGTCGTCCCAAATCATCCGTCATCCCACACCACCCGTCGTCCCACATCATCCGTCATCCCACACCGCCCGTCGTCCAACATCACCCGTCGTCCCACACCACCCGTCGTCCCACATCACCCGTCGTCTCACACCATCCGTCGTCCCACATCATCCGTCATCCCACGCCACCCGTCGTCTCACACCACCCGTCATCATACACAACCCGTCGTCCCACACCACCCGTCATCCCACACCACCCGTCGTCCAACACCACCCGTCGTCCCACACCACCCGTCGTCCCACACCACCCGTCATCCCACATCACCAGTCATCCCACACCACCCGTCGTCCCACGCCACCCGTCGTCCCACATCACCCGTCGTCCCACGCCACCCGTCGTCCAACtcctttataaacaaatatcaaagtCAAGGACGTACGGTTTGCATCCCCCCTTTCCTCcaaaaaacatgttattttatataatcatattttttttacattggtAGCAAAACAAGTTATGAAAATCAACACAAACAATTTTGAAGACCAGGATGTAAGCGTCCAAAGGGTCTGAAAGTAGGAGAAACCGGAGTACCATGATAACATCCACTTGGTTGGGTTATACCTGGACCTTTCCTTCAAGTTTCGGGAATCGAACCATGACCGGTTTATCCACTACATCATCCgattttaagttttattttgttaaagaCAGTcagagtcatttaaagatgtgcCAGGTCtgttggtggagaaaacacgGAGTACACGGAGAGAAACTATCAGTTCCTGGCAACTACATCACATGGGACTCTAAACCCGGAGGCTGGGGAGTGTGTTGTGAGATATCGGGACATTTTAACCATGCAACTTCTTAGCCGTCATTAAGTATCACTTGCGCAATTaagagtaaaaataaaaactatacaaGGAAACAAAACGCTATATCCAATAATTAAGTGCGTGTCGTAACACACTATCATCGGCATAAACTATTTTACCAAAATGAGACAGGGAAAACACAAATTCCGGATTGAAGTTTGGTTAGGTCAGCTGTAACACGTAAGTATATAATCCTAACTACAGTTACAAATGTAATCCATGTTGCGTTTGGACTGTTCACTTGATGTTTCCTTCTAGAATAGTCTATATGCTATTACTTTGGCTTTACCATTATATCTGAATCGGtgattttttcttcagtagCAGTCCTGCAGGTATGACGTTAGAATtgattgcatgatcgtaaaaggcgactaaatttaggaccttAATTTTTCTCTTCTTCATAGGTAAGTTTCTTCTTCCGCTTCATTTTTGGGCCGTCGGCTGAGCGCTCGTCCCTGCAAGCTCTgtgttctgttccctggccgagacacatcatagtCTACAAAAGTTggagtttctgctcttgcttagtgGTTAGCATAAATGAAAAGGGACGGCTGGTTacccgttatcagtataatgtgatcgggttaGTTGTGACGCGTGGTGTCTTTGGCGACATGTTTCAATGATTAAAGGggcaagaagacacaacacgattgTACCATTGTCTTTcaagacacgcacctcgcacttcacacacacaggtcacggaggccgtccttaaacgACCTATCTGGCTGTTAATATATGATGAAATTGCTTATTGgttaaatttaggatcttttcttttcttcttagCATAATTTCTTCTTCTTAACATCTTCCTTGACACCATCTCACTTTTCGGCTTCGgctgagcgttcgcccctgtgaggtaggctctgggttctgtcccctggccaagacataccatagtctaaaaagtgatagtttctgtcCTGCTTACGACTGGTTCAcggttgtcagtataatgtgaccgggtggggaaTGTTGCTTGGTGTCAAGGCAAAAGTTATACTCTACGAGAAGGCGCAACATGAATATAACGCAGTCTTCTAAAACATGCACTACATACACAAAACACTCTGCATAAATGAGAgaccgtccttatatgaccctagcTGTTCATATGACTTTAAGTTATCATACAAACATTGATTCAATATAAGAATTGTCAGAACAATCAAAATATCAGAGGAAACTTTATTATCTGATcgttcacaaaaacaaaactgCAAAAAATAGCAATCGGCTTAATTTTCGTTTTCTGAACTTTTTACTGAAAGGTTATGAGTtggataataaaatatttaaaacaaaatgtgtgtttttCATCAGATATTTCATCGGTATGATGTAAATCAGATTGGTCCTAGAAGCTCTGATGAAATGTCTGATGTTGTGAGGCCATACGCCTGTAAAGACATTAAACAACATGAGAAACTTAGGTCAGGATACCAAGCAGAACTGTATCCAACATCTAATTGATGTGAAGAATTTCGAAGAATAGTTTCATCAGATGGCGGTCCCGTGAAAATTTGTCAccagtaaaaaaaatatgaaaaaaaatatatttgtatttcagCCATGAGGATGAAAattatttgtcaatatttagaCATGTACAAGATTAAATAACGATAACTTGACCATTAAGTGAGAGTAATCGTGAATTTAATTTGCATATCCGGTAGCCTAGAGTTGATACAGTAGCCGTTTTATTGTGAGAAAGAGTATTGTTATTGTGGAATGCGACAATTTCAACAGCCTGAGTGTCAGAacgattttttctttttttttaacattccATTAAATCTTTCTTTTACATTACCTGTGTGGCCATACGTTCATCAGTAATAGGAAAAgcaatggatttttttaaattttattttcaagtaaCTCATTGTCTAAATGTTGAAATCGGATATGTGGGCGTTAAAATAAAACTGATGTTTGGTTTGGCTGATTACGTTTAACGTCCTAATATGACTAAAGGCAAGGCCTCAAATGGCGCAGCCAAATGCTTTAAGTAAcaattaattatgcaatgttaaaaagttcaaaatttatgaaaataattttctgtCATGTTTTTATTCTATCCTTGTCCCAAAtcccccatttgagaaggaaactCACATAAGAGAAGGgagaatttgttttatatttccgtaacagatattccgtttttggtcagctgattatattggtaggtggtctatcacttgaacgcttgcaaataaagagcaatagcGCTGAGCTTCTGCCGGAAGAAGATTACGTTCGTCGGTTtataaaagcgtttgaaccgtttgattatataatgagttgacttcaaagcatcgcattcacgcGGACGGGATTTTTCACAGTGGGTAAAAAATAGCGGCCGCAAAACGGCAGCTGTCAGTGTGtcggattgaattttgaagatttaagtgtttttttatattttcatgtatgtgttaccttagaagtgcttcgaaCTTCGTGCCTTTCGTGCCTAATTAACAGCCAGTTATTTAAAACGTGTGTTGTGTATGcagatgtatatatgtttgtatgatTTTAGCGGCTGTGGTTTgccatacatgtatgtattcgTGCTGTGTCTCATTATAATAGCGGATATCTCATTAATACATGTCTTCAAAAGTGTTAAAGTGTCTTACCATCAGAGTAAGTGTGTGTATCGACTTCGTGGCAAGGTTGATGGATTGGTTGATTATACTACAATTCCTGCTGAGGACATTTTCTCGTGTAGGCAGTGTGGTAGATGCGGCACGTGCGTTTTGTGTCTTCTCGTGGCAGTGGAAATCTGGTCCATTTTACAGTGCTATCCTAATGAACAGGAATTTGTTGTATACATAATAACATTGCTGATGTGTACATTTGTTTATCTGGTTAAATGTCATTTCACGACGAGGAACAGCCAATGACTATCAGATTTAGAAGTTGATCCTAAGCCGGAGTACTTCGAGATAAACCACCGACCTGAGGTCAGTACCTTCTTACCAACCCGGCCCATGAGTTTTTGTACTTGCAACCCAGATTTGGAGAACTTATGTAATacgtcgggacatcttaacctcATCGATCGACATGTTCGTATATTAGTATATGATTTTGAATAATCACAGCAAAATGCAATATCAAAGACGCACACATTCTGATAGAAGTACTCATTTCCACAATATATTTGTTGAAACGGACTTATATTTTCACAAGAGTAGGTGAACACAGCGAACAAATCTTGTTGTCCATTTAATACAAATTTTCTAAATTCAAATTATGATGAAATAATTTAATCGTACTTGTCACGGACATTATGATTAGTTTATAGGTTGGATGATTAGATGAACGTCATGCAAGTTGGGACCTAAATGTTGTACAACTTTATATAGATAAACGAGTAGTGAAAAGTAGTGAAAAACTATTGATGTGACATTGACGGAATTAACTAATTATGAGTAATAATCTAAAGACAAATCAACGATTGATTTCTATTTCGGAACCTATCCATAGCTATTGATAAGAAGATATCTATAaataagaaacttttatttaaaTCCAATCACGTTTTCACAGTTATCAAATGTAAGTTTTCACActatttgaaatacaatgtcTTTGCA
This portion of the Argopecten irradians isolate NY chromosome 6, Ai_NY, whole genome shotgun sequence genome encodes:
- the LOC138326458 gene encoding uncharacterized protein, with the protein product MANYVPGFTEEKPFCSVISLNHATKTPNIPHHPSSNTIRRPKSSVIPHHPSSHIIRHPTPPVVQHHPSSHTTRRPTSPVVSHHPSSHIIRHPTPPVVSHHPSSYTTRRPTPPVIPHHPSSNTTRRPTPPVVPHHPSSHITSHPTPPVVPRHPSSHITRRPTPPVVQLLYKQISKSRTQSESFKDVPGLLVEKTRSTRRETISSWQLHHMGL